From Lysinibacillus sp. SGAir0095, the proteins below share one genomic window:
- a CDS encoding SMI1/KNR4 family protein, which yields MNDELIKKRIEIIAARIQEINGEVPEIIIGEPASLEQITQTEEKLGVKLPDSFKTVLTEFSGHFSFRWFLPDNLEQPDEFREIFSGTPNWSLDLLPQFEEGRKGWIDAVFPNPEDSYDVIWHNKLAFCEVGNGDYLAFDLEDGTTDAPIVYLSHDDGEGHGYKIANHFIELLENWSRIAFVGCEDWQWLPFTTSPTSRIDPDGEAANRFREWLGLGI from the coding sequence ATGAATGACGAATTAATCAAAAAACGAATCGAAATCATCGCTGCTAGAATACAAGAAATAAATGGAGAGGTTCCTGAAATTATAATTGGTGAACCCGCTTCCCTCGAACAAATCACTCAAACAGAAGAAAAACTTGGCGTAAAACTGCCAGATAGTTTCAAAACCGTCCTAACTGAATTCTCTGGACACTTTAGTTTCCGATGGTTTTTGCCTGACAATCTAGAGCAACCCGATGAATTTAGAGAGATTTTTAGTGGGACACCTAACTGGAGTTTGGATCTTCTTCCTCAATTTGAAGAAGGTCGAAAAGGCTGGATTGACGCCGTATTTCCAAATCCAGAAGATTCCTATGATGTAATCTGGCATAACAAATTAGCATTTTGCGAAGTGGGCAATGGGGATTACCTTGCATTTGACCTGGAAGACGGTACGACGGATGCTCCGATCGTCTACCTCAGTCACGACGACGGAGAAGGACACGGATACAAAATTGCGAATCATTTCATAGAGTTACTTGAAAACTGGTCAAGAATAGCTTTTGTCGGCTGTGAGGATTGGCAATGGCTCCCCTTCACAACAAGCCCAACGAGTAGAATTGATCCAGATGGTGAGGCGGCGAATCGATTTAGGGAGTGGTTGGGGTTGGGGATTTAA
- a CDS encoding nuclease-related domain-containing protein — protein MFKKLISNVVDLLNPPTSTAPTAKLKKKSVLSTYKEQTGNGFLTTLFNKGNYGEFSSYGKMAKLPGYHKALFNLYIPNGKEQTTEIDLVYIHETGIYVIESKNYSGWIFGDEKSQKWMQTFPNGQKFPFYNPIKQNIGHIKALQALLPSIEKAQYQSVIVFSERCELKKISFEADNTYVIKRYHLAKLMTKQIEASPKILEPAYIDRIYNFLAQYQKADQTVKQEHVEKIKEKQLVEKNGKQS, from the coding sequence TTGTTTAAAAAACTAATAAGTAACGTCGTAGATTTGCTAAACCCGCCTACTTCAACGGCCCCCACAGCCAAGCTCAAGAAAAAGTCGGTGCTCTCTACATACAAGGAACAAACGGGAAATGGTTTTTTAACGACCCTGTTCAACAAAGGCAATTATGGGGAGTTCTCCTCCTATGGCAAAATGGCGAAATTGCCTGGCTACCATAAAGCTCTATTCAATCTCTATATTCCGAACGGCAAGGAGCAAACAACTGAAATTGACTTAGTCTATATCCATGAGACAGGCATTTACGTCATCGAATCCAAAAATTACAGCGGCTGGATTTTTGGAGATGAAAAATCGCAAAAGTGGATGCAGACCTTCCCGAACGGCCAAAAGTTTCCGTTTTATAACCCAATCAAGCAAAATATCGGCCATATCAAGGCACTTCAAGCGCTCCTCCCTTCTATTGAGAAGGCGCAATATCAATCGGTCATCGTCTTCAGCGAAAGATGCGAGCTGAAAAAAATCTCCTTCGAGGCAGATAATACATATGTCATCAAACGGTATCATCTAGCGAAGCTAATGACCAAACAAATTGAAGCTTCACCCAAAATTCTGGAACCCGCCTACATCGACCGAATCTATAACTTTTTGGCACAATACCAGAAGGCCGATCAGACCGTAAAGCAGGAGCATGTGGAGAAGATTAAGGAGAAGCAGCTTGTGGAGAAAAACGGCAAGCAATCATAA
- a CDS encoding GNAT family N-acetyltransferase codes for MNIRILNEADAQIYQSLRLRGLQTDPESFGSTYEREVNFPIEAVEERIRQGEDRFVLGAFNEEGSLVGVVRFMRATDRKSRHKGDIYGMYVAPEVRGQGVGKALMMESITRAKDFDGVEQIHLQVVSKNKSAKKLYQSLGFETYGVEPRGLKEGDEYFDEDLMVLFLKLD; via the coding sequence ATGAATATTCGTATATTAAATGAAGCGGATGCACAAATCTATCAATCCCTTAGATTAAGAGGGTTACAAACCGATCCCGAAAGCTTTGGGTCTACTTACGAACGGGAAGTGAATTTTCCAATAGAAGCAGTGGAAGAGCGAATTCGCCAAGGGGAGGATCGATTTGTGCTGGGTGCTTTTAATGAGGAAGGTTCGTTGGTGGGCGTGGTTCGCTTTATGCGCGCTACGGATCGAAAATCTAGGCACAAGGGAGATATATATGGAATGTACGTGGCTCCTGAAGTACGCGGTCAAGGTGTAGGAAAAGCTCTGATGATGGAGAGTATCACACGAGCAAAGGATTTTGATGGGGTAGAGCAGATTCATTTACAAGTGGTCTCCAAGAACAAGTCGGCCAAGAAGCTCTATCAGTCGTTAGGATTTGAGACATATGGGGTCGAGCCGAGGGGATTAAAAGAGGGCGACGAGTATTTTGATGAAGATTTGATGGTGCTCTTTCTGAAATTAGATTAG
- a CDS encoding YbaN family protein → MITIKKIKSIVLFILGSIFLVIGIIGTVIPLLPGGPFYLLAAFCFAKSSKRIDAWFKSTPVYERYVEAFLQKRGMKRKEKIRINLIADFFIVISIIYVDILLVKILLVLLALYKHYYFIKKIKTIG, encoded by the coding sequence ATGATAACGATTAAAAAAATAAAAAGTATTGTCTTGTTCATACTCGGTAGTATCTTTCTTGTGATTGGGATTATAGGGACGGTGATTCCTCTCTTACCAGGAGGTCCGTTTTACTTGCTTGCTGCGTTTTGCTTTGCCAAAAGTTCAAAACGCATTGATGCCTGGTTTAAAAGTACCCCTGTATATGAAAGGTATGTTGAAGCATTTCTTCAAAAAAGGGGGATGAAGAGAAAAGAGAAAATTCGAATCAATTTAATTGCGGATTTCTTTATCGTCATCTCGATTATTTATGTGGATATTCTATTGGTTAAAATACTATTAGTCTTACTAGCCTTGTACAAGCATTATTATTTCATTAAAAAGATTAAAACAATAGGCTAG
- a CDS encoding acyl-CoA dehydrogenase family protein yields the protein MNLPTVQFTKEQEVFREEVRAFLQGELQKGTFQTKCDSWLSGSDPGFSKLIAEQGWIGMTWPKEYGGAERSSIDRYILTEEFLAIGAPVAAHWFADRQTGPLLLRFGTDYQKNFFLPQIVKGECFFAIGLSEPNSGSDLASVRTKAEKVEGGWIVNGAKTWTSNAQDAHYMVTLVRTEPVSEKKHQGLSQLIINLKSEGVTITPIRYLTGEHHFNDVFFDNVFVPDEMVVGTLGNGWAQGLAELAYERSGPERILSTFPLLNEALEELKRQQDFEGLTEASKLIAELWSLRNLSIGVAKVLEEGGEVSVPAALVKSIGTKFEQKIPEVVRLLLNVYPQLQADRALDRYLAESTLHAPGFTIRGGTSEVLYGIIAKGVLAG from the coding sequence TTGAATTTACCTACTGTTCAATTTACAAAGGAACAAGAAGTATTCAGGGAAGAGGTTCGAGCTTTCCTGCAGGGGGAGCTGCAAAAAGGGACGTTTCAAACAAAATGTGATTCATGGTTGAGTGGGAGTGACCCGGGATTTTCAAAATTAATCGCTGAGCAAGGCTGGATCGGCATGACGTGGCCGAAAGAGTATGGTGGGGCTGAACGCAGCTCGATCGACCGTTATATTTTGACGGAAGAATTTTTGGCCATTGGAGCACCGGTTGCAGCCCATTGGTTTGCGGATCGACAAACGGGCCCTTTATTACTTAGATTTGGGACCGATTATCAAAAGAATTTCTTCTTACCTCAAATCGTCAAAGGAGAATGCTTCTTTGCCATTGGGCTAAGTGAACCGAATAGTGGCTCGGATCTTGCGTCAGTAAGAACGAAAGCTGAAAAAGTAGAGGGTGGCTGGATTGTAAATGGCGCAAAGACATGGACGAGTAACGCCCAAGATGCTCATTATATGGTCACTCTTGTTCGTACAGAACCCGTATCAGAAAAGAAGCATCAAGGCCTGAGCCAATTAATCATCAATCTAAAATCAGAAGGTGTAACCATCACACCGATTCGCTATTTAACAGGCGAGCATCATTTTAACGATGTATTTTTTGATAACGTTTTCGTTCCAGATGAAATGGTCGTTGGGACTTTAGGAAATGGGTGGGCACAGGGATTAGCTGAATTAGCTTATGAGCGCAGTGGCCCAGAACGCATTTTAAGCACATTCCCATTACTGAATGAAGCGTTGGAGGAACTCAAACGCCAGCAGGATTTTGAAGGGTTAACGGAAGCCTCGAAACTAATAGCTGAGTTATGGAGCTTGCGAAATCTATCAATTGGCGTTGCTAAAGTGCTGGAAGAGGGCGGAGAAGTTAGTGTCCCGGCCGCCTTGGTAAAAAGCATCGGAACAAAATTTGAACAGAAGATTCCAGAAGTTGTTCGATTATTGCTGAATGTTTATCCACAGCTTCAAGCTGACCGTGCATTGGACCGTTACTTAGCAGAATCTACACTCCATGCACCTGGCTTTACGATTCGTGGCGGAACATCAGAAGTGCTATATGGCATTATTGCGAAGGGAGTGCTTGCAGGATGA
- a CDS encoding acyl-CoA dehydrogenase, whose product MSEMKDMIIEVVERIFKEKVEKETVDLLEANQWAEDVWQLLLENEIQQVAVKEEHGGAGGDYEDLFHLYRLVGKYAVPVPFIEHTLANLVLDIANIQPQTELSTVHLVTKPLDMADGKVSGSLQHVPWARYAKKLVTLATEQGKQSLILLDLKDASIENHTNLAAEPRDRLQFTDAKILASQPLTDEQHEFLTKLQTAATVSKMAGAIDRAFELSVQFSKEREQFGRPIHRFQLVQQHLAVLAGEQALSGAALENILALLLKEEAADEIAFARLKLDDASRIVATSAHQVHAAIGVTHEHRLHHYTRRLWAWRDEDFHAKYWKKELAKKWLHSSNTLWDTLTKKKQVEHI is encoded by the coding sequence ATGAGTGAAATGAAAGACATGATTATCGAGGTCGTTGAAAGAATTTTTAAAGAAAAGGTGGAAAAGGAAACGGTCGACCTGTTAGAAGCAAACCAATGGGCAGAAGATGTTTGGCAATTATTGCTTGAAAATGAAATCCAGCAGGTTGCCGTTAAAGAAGAGCATGGTGGTGCTGGTGGGGACTATGAGGATTTGTTCCACCTGTATCGATTAGTTGGAAAATATGCAGTACCGGTTCCATTTATCGAACATACATTGGCGAACCTGGTTTTAGATATTGCCAATATTCAACCTCAAACTGAACTTTCAACGGTGCACCTTGTAACGAAGCCTTTAGACATGGCAGATGGGAAAGTTTCCGGTAGCTTACAGCATGTTCCATGGGCAAGATACGCAAAAAAACTCGTGACGCTCGCAACAGAACAAGGAAAACAGTCTTTAATTTTACTAGATTTAAAGGATGCTAGCATAGAAAACCACACCAACCTGGCAGCAGAGCCAAGAGATCGTCTTCAATTTACCGATGCCAAAATTCTGGCAAGTCAGCCCCTCACAGATGAACAGCATGAATTCCTAACAAAATTACAGACAGCGGCCACAGTAAGTAAAATGGCTGGAGCAATTGACCGTGCATTTGAATTATCCGTGCAATTCAGTAAAGAACGTGAACAATTTGGTCGCCCCATTCACCGCTTCCAATTAGTGCAGCAGCATCTTGCCGTACTCGCAGGTGAGCAAGCGCTTTCAGGAGCCGCACTCGAAAATATACTCGCGTTACTCCTAAAAGAAGAAGCAGCAGATGAAATCGCCTTTGCCCGATTAAAACTGGATGATGCGAGTCGCATTGTGGCAACAAGTGCACACCAGGTCCATGCAGCGATTGGTGTCACACATGAACACCGATTACATCACTATACACGCAGATTGTGGGCTTGGCGAGATGAGGACTTCCATGCGAAGTATTGGAAAAAAGAGCTTGCTAAGAAATGGCTTCATTCATCAAATACGCTTTGGGATACATTAACAAAGAAAAAACAAGTTGAACATATTTAA
- a CDS encoding enoyl-CoA hydratase/isomerase family protein, translated as MADLLFEVNSGIATITLNRPESFNAFSEEMIKLWISALEEVRDNDSIRVLLLKGNGKSFCAGGDVKAMVAGKGFFESQEDITSTALARKNSLWKKVQRIPLLLEEIDKPVVCQMHGYAMGAGLDMALMCDIRIAAASAKVSESYINVGIVPGDGGAYFLPKLVGIDQALDLLWTARVLTAEEAKENGLVTFVVADEELETFVQAYIEKLSNGPQEAMRIIKRAVYQSQTMSLRSSLDYISSKMGVVTELPDYKEGVSAVLEKRKAKFN; from the coding sequence GTGGCGGATTTACTATTTGAAGTGAACAGCGGGATTGCAACGATTACATTGAATCGACCGGAGAGCTTTAATGCTTTCAGCGAGGAAATGATTAAACTTTGGATTTCGGCTTTAGAAGAGGTAAGGGATAACGACTCGATCAGAGTTTTGCTGCTAAAAGGAAACGGAAAATCCTTCTGTGCTGGTGGCGATGTGAAAGCGATGGTGGCAGGGAAAGGCTTCTTTGAAAGTCAGGAGGATATCACATCCACAGCCCTTGCTAGAAAAAATTCACTGTGGAAGAAAGTGCAGCGCATCCCACTCTTATTGGAGGAAATTGATAAACCGGTTGTCTGCCAAATGCATGGCTATGCAATGGGGGCAGGATTGGATATGGCCCTCATGTGTGATATTCGAATCGCGGCAGCTTCAGCTAAAGTCTCTGAAAGCTATATCAATGTGGGGATTGTACCTGGAGATGGCGGCGCTTACTTTTTACCGAAATTAGTGGGAATCGATCAGGCACTGGATCTGTTGTGGACAGCTAGAGTCTTAACAGCAGAGGAAGCGAAAGAAAACGGGCTCGTTACCTTTGTTGTAGCAGATGAAGAACTGGAGACTTTCGTTCAAGCTTATATTGAAAAACTAAGCAATGGTCCACAAGAGGCGATGAGAATTATTAAAAGGGCAGTTTATCAAAGCCAAACGATGAGCTTGCGTTCTTCACTAGATTATATTTCATCCAAAATGGGGGTTGTCACGGAATTACCGGATTATAAAGAGGGTGTATCGGCTGTGCTAGAAAAGAGGAAAGCAAAATTTAACTAA
- a CDS encoding TAXI family TRAP transporter solute-binding subunit, translated as MKGRFVLTILLCVGLLVGCQSNAERYGEPLIFTTGTTTGVFYSLGAGLSTLWTKEMGQRVASQASNGSVENLKLMSKGEANIAFTTVNIAYEAYNGEGTFKEKPYKEVRILANLYPNVSHIVAVNDEDIQSIEDLKGKSFVFGAAGSSTEMESKLVLESHGIGADEVKGNYVGFTEATDLMRNGQVHAVNIYSGVPAAATTELISTLDTKVLDFSEEAIAKMTEDYPWNFKYVIEANTYDKQPEPIVTVGQYSTIVIDESVSEEAAYNLTKMLWENVKELEKSFSIAKQFDPKKAIEGTAGVPLHPGAEKYYKEIGVVE; from the coding sequence ATGAAAGGTAGGTTTGTTTTAACGATTTTGTTATGTGTCGGTCTTCTCGTAGGATGTCAAAGCAATGCGGAGCGGTATGGGGAACCGCTTATTTTCACTACGGGAACGACAACAGGGGTGTTTTACTCATTGGGTGCTGGACTTTCTACTTTATGGACGAAAGAAATGGGACAGCGCGTAGCCTCCCAAGCATCCAATGGCAGTGTTGAAAACTTGAAATTGATGAGTAAAGGGGAGGCCAATATCGCCTTTACCACTGTGAATATTGCCTATGAAGCCTATAATGGCGAGGGGACTTTTAAGGAGAAGCCCTATAAAGAGGTTCGGATTTTAGCCAATCTATACCCAAATGTCAGCCATATCGTGGCAGTGAATGACGAGGATATTCAATCGATTGAAGATTTAAAAGGAAAAAGCTTTGTCTTTGGGGCTGCGGGCAGTTCCACAGAGATGGAATCCAAGCTTGTTTTAGAGTCTCATGGTATTGGAGCAGATGAAGTAAAGGGGAACTATGTGGGGTTTACTGAGGCAACGGATCTAATGAGAAATGGCCAGGTCCATGCAGTGAATATTTATTCTGGTGTACCTGCTGCCGCAACAACAGAACTAATTTCAACACTGGACACAAAGGTTCTCGATTTTTCCGAAGAAGCCATTGCGAAGATGACAGAGGACTATCCATGGAACTTTAAATATGTCATTGAAGCAAATACCTATGACAAGCAGCCTGAACCAATTGTCACGGTTGGTCAATACAGCACTATCGTGATCGACGAAAGTGTATCTGAAGAAGCAGCCTACAATCTAACAAAGATGCTTTGGGAGAATGTGAAAGAACTCGAAAAATCCTTCAGCATCGCCAAACAGTTTGATCCGAAAAAAGCCATTGAAGGAACTGCTGGGGTACCACTGCATCCAGGAGCGGAAAAGTACTATAAAGAAATTGGCGTAGTGGAATAG
- a CDS encoding TRAP transporter permease — MTTKNSMDVDVQGLVEIEEKTLNSRKYIGIFGKVVVLLAIIWTVFQLYMSSIGVMDAVKFRAWHLGFLLLFSFIFYPATKKSVGTRKLPTILDLLCIGLSAFVIFYFLFSYDTFVRDRAGENTTLDIYVGSLALILLFEASRRVVGLGLTLIALFFLTYNFFGAYIPGLLGHYGFSIERVVNLMYWGGQGVFGTALGVSATYIFVFVLFGAFLKNSGFSDFINDLALTIAGRTAGGPAKVAVFASALMATVSGSAVSNVVTTGTVTIPMMKKAGYSKKFAGAVESVASTGGLIAPPVMGAAAFIMAEYLGVSYSIVLLAAIIPAVLYYLTLFMIVHFEAKKMGLSGIAKENIPNAKKVLKEGGHLFIPLVILLIMLFGGFSPIYAAIISLITVVPAAAIRKSTRMSFSVVIDSIVEGVKGAISVGIACAVVGIVIATITLTSVGLLIGNNVLSFAGESILLAAILTAFISIVLGMGVPATAAYIIVATISVPILTKLGVAPVAAHMFAFYFAALSSITPPVALAAYAAAGIAGESPNKVAIESVRLGFIGFIVPFFFIFNPTLLLTGGTVPEYIYAGVTAIIGGVALAAGLKGYMFRNTFLVERILLLLAGISLMDTTLLVNLIALAVVGGVVAAQVLIKPKAVKVEERLREMEEAEQEVREKATT; from the coding sequence ATGACGACAAAAAACAGTATGGATGTTGATGTACAGGGGTTAGTGGAAATCGAGGAGAAGACCCTTAACTCAAGAAAGTATATCGGTATTTTTGGAAAGGTAGTTGTGCTTCTCGCCATCATTTGGACCGTATTTCAGCTGTATATGAGTAGTATTGGTGTAATGGATGCCGTGAAGTTTCGTGCTTGGCATTTAGGGTTTCTTCTATTATTTAGTTTCATTTTCTACCCAGCGACTAAAAAGAGTGTCGGTACGCGGAAGCTGCCAACGATACTAGATCTTCTTTGCATCGGGCTATCGGCATTTGTTATTTTCTACTTTCTCTTTTCTTATGACACATTTGTACGTGATCGTGCAGGAGAAAATACGACGCTTGATATTTATGTAGGGTCATTGGCTTTAATTCTCTTATTTGAAGCAAGCCGACGAGTAGTGGGACTTGGCTTAACGCTGATTGCCTTGTTCTTCCTAACGTATAACTTCTTTGGTGCTTATATTCCTGGGTTGTTGGGGCACTACGGTTTTAGTATCGAACGCGTCGTGAACCTTATGTATTGGGGCGGTCAAGGGGTATTTGGGACAGCATTAGGTGTTTCGGCAACCTATATTTTTGTCTTTGTCCTATTTGGCGCTTTTCTTAAAAATAGTGGGTTCTCGGATTTTATCAATGACTTAGCTCTAACCATTGCAGGCAGAACAGCTGGCGGACCAGCAAAAGTGGCCGTTTTTGCAAGCGCTTTAATGGCAACGGTAAGTGGTAGTGCTGTCAGTAATGTTGTGACAACGGGTACCGTCACAATTCCAATGATGAAAAAAGCGGGTTATTCCAAGAAGTTCGCAGGTGCTGTGGAATCGGTCGCTTCTACAGGCGGGTTAATCGCTCCACCGGTTATGGGGGCAGCAGCCTTTATCATGGCGGAGTATCTTGGCGTTTCCTATTCAATCGTGTTGCTTGCAGCGATCATTCCGGCGGTTTTGTATTACTTAACCCTGTTTATGATTGTGCATTTTGAAGCAAAGAAAATGGGGCTCTCAGGCATTGCAAAGGAGAATATCCCGAATGCCAAAAAGGTATTAAAAGAAGGCGGTCACCTGTTTATTCCATTAGTCATCTTGCTCATCATGTTATTTGGTGGATTTTCCCCGATCTATGCGGCGATCATCTCGTTGATTACGGTTGTACCAGCTGCAGCCATTCGTAAAAGTACGCGAATGAGCTTTTCCGTAGTTATCGATTCGATTGTAGAAGGTGTAAAAGGTGCCATTAGTGTAGGGATTGCTTGTGCGGTTGTAGGCATCGTGATTGCGACCATCACGTTAACAAGTGTGGGCTTGCTGATTGGAAACAATGTCTTAAGCTTTGCTGGCGAAAGTATTCTTCTGGCTGCCATTTTAACTGCTTTTATCAGCATTGTGCTTGGGATGGGGGTTCCGGCAACTGCCGCGTATATTATTGTGGCAACGATTTCTGTTCCTATTTTGACGAAGCTCGGTGTAGCTCCAGTTGCAGCCCACATGTTTGCGTTTTACTTTGCAGCGTTATCTAGTATCACACCTCCTGTTGCTTTAGCTGCCTATGCAGCGGCCGGTATTGCAGGGGAGTCGCCAAACAAGGTAGCCATCGAATCGGTTCGTTTAGGGTTTATCGGTTTCATTGTTCCCTTCTTCTTTATCTTTAACCCGACTTTGTTGTTAACGGGTGGAACTGTTCCGGAGTATATCTATGCCGGTGTTACAGCAATCATTGGTGGGGTTGCTTTAGCTGCAGGCCTAAAGGGATATATGTTTAGAAATACATTCTTAGTAGAAAGAATTTTATTATTACTAGCTGGAATTAGCTTGATGGATACGACGCTGCTGGTCAATCTCATTGCATTAGCGGTTGTGGGAGGGGTCGTGGCTGCCCAAGTGCTGATTAAACCAAAAGCCGTGAAAGTGGAAGAACGGTTGCGCGAAATGGAAGAAGCGGAACAAGAAGTTCGCGAAAAAGCGACGACCTAA
- a CDS encoding CaiB/BaiF CoA-transferase family protein, translating to MRPLDGIRVLDLSRVYAAPAGSMLMADLGAEVIRIEHPDGSDSMRHWGPFVNEQSTYYLCANRNKKSILLDLKKEDDKKSFLSLVEDADVVLENFKTGDMAKMGLGYEVLKKVNPRIIYCAVTGFGQTGPLAQEPGFDPVIQAMSGLMDVTGDAEGEATKVGVPIADILTSNYVVIGILAALRLRDQTNEGQMIDLALLDVQLSSLANVSSAYLNANFASKRLGNKHNNVAPYQVFPCADGPLMFCVGTDAQFEKFCKMINREQWAADERFKTNTARKQNEQELTELLQEITVTKTRDEWLTLLQQYKIPGGRVNTIAEALEQPQVKARDLIGEMEHPSYGKVKFVKNPLQHSGLNISYEEAPPLLGEHTADYLNPLKI from the coding sequence ATGCGCCCGTTAGATGGGATTCGAGTATTGGATTTATCAAGAGTGTATGCTGCACCAGCTGGTTCCATGTTGATGGCGGATTTAGGAGCCGAGGTCATTCGGATCGAGCATCCAGATGGTTCAGATAGCATGCGGCATTGGGGTCCATTTGTGAATGAGCAAAGCACCTATTATCTATGTGCGAACCGAAACAAAAAATCCATTTTACTAGATTTGAAGAAAGAAGACGATAAAAAGTCGTTCCTATCATTGGTTGAGGATGCAGATGTGGTCTTAGAAAATTTCAAAACGGGTGATATGGCGAAAATGGGGTTAGGCTATGAAGTCTTAAAAAAGGTAAACCCCCGAATTATCTATTGTGCTGTCACTGGCTTTGGACAAACTGGGCCGCTTGCACAGGAACCGGGCTTTGACCCAGTGATTCAAGCAATGAGCGGTCTAATGGACGTAACGGGCGATGCAGAAGGTGAGGCGACAAAAGTGGGGGTGCCTATTGCAGATATCCTAACCTCGAATTATGTGGTGATTGGAATTCTAGCTGCATTGCGCCTACGTGATCAAACAAACGAAGGCCAAATGATCGATCTTGCTCTTCTGGATGTACAGCTAAGCTCTCTGGCAAATGTATCAAGCGCCTATTTAAATGCCAATTTCGCCTCAAAACGTTTAGGCAATAAACATAATAATGTTGCTCCTTATCAGGTGTTTCCTTGTGCGGATGGGCCCTTAATGTTCTGTGTCGGGACAGATGCCCAATTTGAGAAGTTCTGTAAAATGATCAACAGAGAACAATGGGCTGCAGACGAGCGTTTTAAAACAAATACAGCAAGAAAGCAAAATGAACAGGAACTAACAGAACTTCTTCAGGAAATCACCGTAACGAAAACCCGTGATGAATGGCTAACGCTCTTGCAGCAATATAAAATTCCTGGTGGTCGGGTAAATACCATCGCAGAAGCTTTGGAACAACCACAGGTCAAGGCGAGGGATTTAATTGGTGAGATGGAGCATCCGAGTTACGGGAAGGTGAAGTTTGTCAAAAATCCATTGCAGCATTCCGGGTTGAACATTTCCTATGAAGAGGCACCGCCTTTACTAGGTGAGCATACAGCAGACTATTTAAATCCCTTAAAGATTTAA
- a CDS encoding IclR family transcriptional regulator — protein sequence MDQTTFEKNYLMNTVQKTVLILRAFTREEPKLTLTDLHKMTGIGISSLQRFVATLVHEGFLIRDERTKQYQLGLSLFYLGKLVEQESTILAVAEPILKSLSEKIGESVSMSIFDGDQRRCILNYESIHSLTARNQVGDTSPLYAGASAKALLAYLPQVEIDDYLDRVKRVPITKSTVVDRTKLLDELELIRRQGYVKTKSERIIGACSISTPILSLGRPIASIAIIIPDVRYQDEQTEMYAQYILEAKEVIEKQLSMR from the coding sequence ATGGATCAAACGACATTTGAAAAAAACTATCTGATGAACACGGTTCAAAAAACGGTTTTAATTTTAAGAGCATTCACAAGGGAAGAACCGAAGCTAACACTAACGGATCTTCATAAAATGACAGGCATCGGTATCTCAAGTTTACAACGCTTCGTTGCAACATTGGTGCATGAAGGCTTTCTGATAAGAGACGAAAGAACCAAACAATATCAGTTAGGTTTATCGTTGTTTTACCTCGGAAAACTGGTTGAGCAAGAATCCACAATATTAGCCGTAGCCGAGCCGATTTTAAAATCTTTGAGCGAAAAAATCGGTGAAAGTGTCTCAATGAGCATATTTGATGGGGATCAGCGGAGATGTATATTAAATTATGAAAGTATTCATTCGCTAACCGCTCGCAATCAAGTAGGAGACACTTCTCCTTTATATGCAGGGGCATCGGCAAAGGCGTTGCTTGCTTATCTTCCCCAAGTGGAAATTGATGATTATTTAGATCGGGTGAAAAGAGTGCCCATTACCAAATCAACAGTGGTTGACCGGACGAAGCTTTTGGATGAATTAGAATTGATACGACGTCAGGGCTACGTGAAAACTAAGAGTGAACGAATTATTGGGGCATGCTCAATAAGCACACCGATACTGTCATTAGGAAGACCCATTGCCTCGATTGCCATCATTATTCCGGATGTTCGCTATCAGGATGAGCAGACAGAGATGTATGCACAGTATATTTTAGAGGCAAAAGAAGTGATTGAAAAGCAACTTTCGATGAGATAG
- a CDS encoding general stress protein: MYPVDNDKPGRTSIAVTHDKQEALAIIERLKVDGMPKGDIHVVGKDLIEFANLKWDAEINLHRIGNNGDKLKSFFTGEDAEIEGLKHAKLSEDKLSHYKQIVDGGGVLIYTDEYLHTKKIVNEMERDPNTIEDSPTYEEGPRY; this comes from the coding sequence ATGTATCCAGTAGATAATGATAAACCAGGGAGAACGAGTATCGCGGTCACTCACGATAAACAAGAGGCACTGGCAATCATTGAACGATTGAAAGTAGACGGCATGCCGAAGGGCGATATTCATGTAGTGGGAAAAGACTTAATTGAATTTGCGAATCTAAAATGGGATGCTGAAATCAACTTGCACCGAATCGGGAATAATGGCGACAAACTGAAATCCTTTTTCACAGGAGAAGACGCCGAAATAGAAGGTTTAAAGCATGCAAAGCTATCTGAAGACAAGCTTAGCCACTACAAACAAATTGTCGATGGCGGCGGCGTATTAATCTATACGGACGAATACCTGCACACGAAAAAAATTGTAAATGAAATGGAAAGAGATCCGAATACGATAGAAGACTCGCCTACCTATGAGGAAGGTCCACGCTATTAG